The following are encoded in a window of Kogia breviceps isolate mKogBre1 chromosome 12, mKogBre1 haplotype 1, whole genome shotgun sequence genomic DNA:
- the CDK17 gene encoding cyclin-dependent kinase 17 isoform X2: MHSFLHQYTGSFKKPPLRRPHSVIGGSLGSFMAMPRNGSRLDIVHENLKMGSDGESDQASGTSSDEVQSPTGVCLRNRIHRRISMEDLNKRLSLPADIRIPDGYLEKLQINSPPFDQPMSRRSRRASLSEIGFGKMETYIKLEKLGEGTYATVYKGRSKLTENLVALKEIRLEHEEGAPCTAIREVSLLKDLKHANIVTLHDIVHTDKSLTLVFEYLDKDLKQYMDDCGNIMSMHNVKLFLYQILRGLAYCHRRKVLHRDLKPQNLLINEKGELKLADFGLARAKSVPTKTYSNEVVTLWYRPPDVLLGSSEYSTQIDMWGVGCIFFEMASGRPLFPGSTVEDELHLIFRLLGTPSQETWPSVSSNDEFKNYNFPKYKPQPLINHAPRLDSEGIELITKFLQYESKKRVSAEEAMKHVYFRSLGPRIHALPESVSIFSLKEIQLQKDPGFRNSSYPETGHGKNRRQSMLF, translated from the exons ATGCATTCCTTCCTCCACCAGTACACAGGGTCCTTCAAGAAGCCTCCATTGCGGAGACCACATAGCGTTATTGGAGGAAGCCTTGGCTCCTTCATGGCAATGCCCAGAAATGGAAGCAGATTag ATATTGTTCATGAAAATCTGAAAATGGGATCAGATGGTGAGAGTGACCAAGCTTCTGGGACATCATCTGATGAAGTCCAGTCACCTACGGGTGTTTGTCTTAGAAATCGTATACATAGACGGATCTCAATGGAG gatttaaataAGCGGTTGTCACTGCCTGCGGATATCAGAATACCTGATGGATATCTTGAAAAGTTGCAGATAAACAGTCCACCATTTGATCAACCAATGAGCCGAAGGTCTCGGAGAGCTTCCTTA TCAGAAATTGGGTTTGGAAAAATGGAAACCTACATCAAATTGGAAAAGCTTGGAGAG ggTACATATGCAACAGTatataaaggaagaagtaaattgaCAGAGAATTTGGTGGCATTGAAAGAGATCCGGTTGGAACATGAAGAAGGTGCACCCtgcacagcaataagagaag tttcacTATTAAAGGATCTAAAACATGCAAATATAGTAACGTTACATGACATTGTTCACACAGATAAATCTTTGACTCTGGTCTTTGAGTATCTG GATAAAGATCTAAAACAGTACATGGATGACTGTGGAAACATCATGAGTATGCACAATGTTAAG CTGTTTTTATACCAAATTCTACGTGGTTTGGCATATTGCCACAGAAGAAAGGTGTTACACCGAGACTTAAAACCACAGAACCTCCTCattaatgaaaaaggagaattaaagCTAGCAGATTTTG GACTAGCCAGAGCCAAGTCAGTTCCCACAAAGACCTACTCAAATGAAGTTGTCACACTGTGGTACCGGCCGCCTGATGTGCTTCTCGGTTCCTCAGAGTACTCAACACAGATTGACATGTG GGGTGTTGGTTGCATTTTCTTTGAAATGGCTTCTGGAAGACCTCTGTTTCCAGGATCAACTGTGGAAGATGAACTGCACTTAATTTTCCGACTGCTAG gaacTCCATCTCAGGAAACTTGGCCAAGTGTTTCGTCAAATGATGAGTTCAAGAACtacaactttccaaaatataaacCACAGCCTCTAATTAACCATGCacccag GTTAGACTCTGAAGGAATTGAGTTGATAACAAAATTTCTTCAG TATGAATCTAAGAAAAGGGTTTCAGCAGAAGAGGCCATGAAACATGTGTACTTTCGAAGTCTGGGACCAAGGATACATGCTTTACCTGAAA GTGTATCAATATTCAGTTTGAAAGAGATTCAGTTGCAAAAGGACCCGGGTTTTCGAAATTCTTCTTATCCAGAGACAG GACATGGGAAGAACAGAAGACAGAGCATGCTCTTTTAA
- the CDK17 gene encoding cyclin-dependent kinase 17 isoform X1: MKKFKRRLSLTLRGSQTIDESLSELAEQMTIEENSSKDNEPIVKNGRPPTSHSMHSFLHQYTGSFKKPPLRRPHSVIGGSLGSFMAMPRNGSRLDIVHENLKMGSDGESDQASGTSSDEVQSPTGVCLRNRIHRRISMEDLNKRLSLPADIRIPDGYLEKLQINSPPFDQPMSRRSRRASLSEIGFGKMETYIKLEKLGEGTYATVYKGRSKLTENLVALKEIRLEHEEGAPCTAIREVSLLKDLKHANIVTLHDIVHTDKSLTLVFEYLDKDLKQYMDDCGNIMSMHNVKLFLYQILRGLAYCHRRKVLHRDLKPQNLLINEKGELKLADFGLARAKSVPTKTYSNEVVTLWYRPPDVLLGSSEYSTQIDMWGVGCIFFEMASGRPLFPGSTVEDELHLIFRLLGTPSQETWPSVSSNDEFKNYNFPKYKPQPLINHAPRLDSEGIELITKFLQYESKKRVSAEEAMKHVYFRSLGPRIHALPESVSIFSLKEIQLQKDPGFRNSSYPETGHGKNRRQSMLF, from the exons AACCTATCGTGAAGAATGGCAGACCTCCAACCTCTCACAGTATGCATTCCTTCCTCCACCAGTACACAGGGTCCTTCAAGAAGCCTCCATTGCGGAGACCACATAGCGTTATTGGAGGAAGCCTTGGCTCCTTCATGGCAATGCCCAGAAATGGAAGCAGATTag ATATTGTTCATGAAAATCTGAAAATGGGATCAGATGGTGAGAGTGACCAAGCTTCTGGGACATCATCTGATGAAGTCCAGTCACCTACGGGTGTTTGTCTTAGAAATCGTATACATAGACGGATCTCAATGGAG gatttaaataAGCGGTTGTCACTGCCTGCGGATATCAGAATACCTGATGGATATCTTGAAAAGTTGCAGATAAACAGTCCACCATTTGATCAACCAATGAGCCGAAGGTCTCGGAGAGCTTCCTTA TCAGAAATTGGGTTTGGAAAAATGGAAACCTACATCAAATTGGAAAAGCTTGGAGAG ggTACATATGCAACAGTatataaaggaagaagtaaattgaCAGAGAATTTGGTGGCATTGAAAGAGATCCGGTTGGAACATGAAGAAGGTGCACCCtgcacagcaataagagaag tttcacTATTAAAGGATCTAAAACATGCAAATATAGTAACGTTACATGACATTGTTCACACAGATAAATCTTTGACTCTGGTCTTTGAGTATCTG GATAAAGATCTAAAACAGTACATGGATGACTGTGGAAACATCATGAGTATGCACAATGTTAAG CTGTTTTTATACCAAATTCTACGTGGTTTGGCATATTGCCACAGAAGAAAGGTGTTACACCGAGACTTAAAACCACAGAACCTCCTCattaatgaaaaaggagaattaaagCTAGCAGATTTTG GACTAGCCAGAGCCAAGTCAGTTCCCACAAAGACCTACTCAAATGAAGTTGTCACACTGTGGTACCGGCCGCCTGATGTGCTTCTCGGTTCCTCAGAGTACTCAACACAGATTGACATGTG GGGTGTTGGTTGCATTTTCTTTGAAATGGCTTCTGGAAGACCTCTGTTTCCAGGATCAACTGTGGAAGATGAACTGCACTTAATTTTCCGACTGCTAG gaacTCCATCTCAGGAAACTTGGCCAAGTGTTTCGTCAAATGATGAGTTCAAGAACtacaactttccaaaatataaacCACAGCCTCTAATTAACCATGCacccag GTTAGACTCTGAAGGAATTGAGTTGATAACAAAATTTCTTCAG TATGAATCTAAGAAAAGGGTTTCAGCAGAAGAGGCCATGAAACATGTGTACTTTCGAAGTCTGGGACCAAGGATACATGCTTTACCTGAAA GTGTATCAATATTCAGTTTGAAAGAGATTCAGTTGCAAAAGGACCCGGGTTTTCGAAATTCTTCTTATCCAGAGACAG GACATGGGAAGAACAGAAGACAGAGCATGCTCTTTTAA
- the CDK17 gene encoding cyclin-dependent kinase 17 isoform X3 has protein sequence MGSDGESDQASGTSSDEVQSPTGVCLRNRIHRRISMEDLNKRLSLPADIRIPDGYLEKLQINSPPFDQPMSRRSRRASLSEIGFGKMETYIKLEKLGEGTYATVYKGRSKLTENLVALKEIRLEHEEGAPCTAIREVSLLKDLKHANIVTLHDIVHTDKSLTLVFEYLDKDLKQYMDDCGNIMSMHNVKLFLYQILRGLAYCHRRKVLHRDLKPQNLLINEKGELKLADFGLARAKSVPTKTYSNEVVTLWYRPPDVLLGSSEYSTQIDMWGVGCIFFEMASGRPLFPGSTVEDELHLIFRLLGTPSQETWPSVSSNDEFKNYNFPKYKPQPLINHAPRLDSEGIELITKFLQYESKKRVSAEEAMKHVYFRSLGPRIHALPESVSIFSLKEIQLQKDPGFRNSSYPETGHGKNRRQSMLF, from the exons ATGGGATCAGATGGTGAGAGTGACCAAGCTTCTGGGACATCATCTGATGAAGTCCAGTCACCTACGGGTGTTTGTCTTAGAAATCGTATACATAGACGGATCTCAATGGAG gatttaaataAGCGGTTGTCACTGCCTGCGGATATCAGAATACCTGATGGATATCTTGAAAAGTTGCAGATAAACAGTCCACCATTTGATCAACCAATGAGCCGAAGGTCTCGGAGAGCTTCCTTA TCAGAAATTGGGTTTGGAAAAATGGAAACCTACATCAAATTGGAAAAGCTTGGAGAG ggTACATATGCAACAGTatataaaggaagaagtaaattgaCAGAGAATTTGGTGGCATTGAAAGAGATCCGGTTGGAACATGAAGAAGGTGCACCCtgcacagcaataagagaag tttcacTATTAAAGGATCTAAAACATGCAAATATAGTAACGTTACATGACATTGTTCACACAGATAAATCTTTGACTCTGGTCTTTGAGTATCTG GATAAAGATCTAAAACAGTACATGGATGACTGTGGAAACATCATGAGTATGCACAATGTTAAG CTGTTTTTATACCAAATTCTACGTGGTTTGGCATATTGCCACAGAAGAAAGGTGTTACACCGAGACTTAAAACCACAGAACCTCCTCattaatgaaaaaggagaattaaagCTAGCAGATTTTG GACTAGCCAGAGCCAAGTCAGTTCCCACAAAGACCTACTCAAATGAAGTTGTCACACTGTGGTACCGGCCGCCTGATGTGCTTCTCGGTTCCTCAGAGTACTCAACACAGATTGACATGTG GGGTGTTGGTTGCATTTTCTTTGAAATGGCTTCTGGAAGACCTCTGTTTCCAGGATCAACTGTGGAAGATGAACTGCACTTAATTTTCCGACTGCTAG gaacTCCATCTCAGGAAACTTGGCCAAGTGTTTCGTCAAATGATGAGTTCAAGAACtacaactttccaaaatataaacCACAGCCTCTAATTAACCATGCacccag GTTAGACTCTGAAGGAATTGAGTTGATAACAAAATTTCTTCAG TATGAATCTAAGAAAAGGGTTTCAGCAGAAGAGGCCATGAAACATGTGTACTTTCGAAGTCTGGGACCAAGGATACATGCTTTACCTGAAA GTGTATCAATATTCAGTTTGAAAGAGATTCAGTTGCAAAAGGACCCGGGTTTTCGAAATTCTTCTTATCCAGAGACAG GACATGGGAAGAACAGAAGACAGAGCATGCTCTTTTAA